In Kangiella profundi, one DNA window encodes the following:
- the smrA gene encoding DNA endonuclease SmrA: MSQDDFDLFKKELSDVKRLKNDRVNLHQSKEGPNIAQQARREAALGRKPNVDPNYLSTDFVEPVQPNDWLEYKKDGVQEGVYKKLRLGKYPIDAHIDLHRRSVNEARDDVFYFINGSLKRGKRTVLITHGKGERSHPQAVLKSHVNHWLKQHEAVLAFHSAQKQHGGLGSVYVLLKKNDEEKQINRELFNKGFGKKL, encoded by the coding sequence ATGTCACAAGATGATTTTGATTTGTTTAAAAAAGAGTTATCTGATGTTAAGCGCCTCAAAAATGATCGCGTCAACTTGCATCAATCCAAAGAGGGACCAAATATTGCCCAGCAGGCAAGACGCGAGGCCGCTTTAGGTCGTAAGCCCAATGTTGATCCCAATTATTTAAGCACTGACTTTGTTGAGCCAGTTCAGCCTAATGACTGGCTAGAATATAAGAAAGATGGTGTTCAGGAAGGTGTTTATAAAAAACTGCGTTTAGGCAAGTATCCCATTGATGCCCATATCGATTTACACCGTAGGAGTGTTAACGAAGCAAGGGATGATGTGTTTTATTTTATTAATGGAAGTTTAAAGCGAGGCAAGCGAACGGTTTTGATCACTCATGGTAAAGGTGAACGAAGCCATCCTCAGGCTGTTTTAAAAAGTCATGTGAATCATTGGTTGAAACAACATGAAGCGGTTTTAGCATTTCATTCTGCTCAGAAGCAGCATGGAGGTCTTGGCTCGGTATATGTTTTGTTGAAGAAAAATGATGAAGAAAAGCAGATAAATCGAGAGTTGTTTAATAAAGGGTTTGGTAAGAAGCTGTAA
- a CDS encoding lipid A deacylase LpxR family protein has protein sequence MFVKKRQAVIGCLALCFSQLTIAASDLPFAEQELEDPDTFVTITVENDLFAGRDGGYTNGIGYSWGRGPYQTMAETDSPEWLQTMAHAFGVHDDPQHFNAATYSIFQGIQTPADITNPDFEPDDLPYAGVLGWRGTIHSWTKTRADQFNLVLGIVGPASLAEQSQKTVHKITGSDKPMGWDYQLHNEPVFALQARRSWRYEIENGDGHGVDFIGILEASGGNYTSYVAGTYMIRWGLNLERSHAAISVLPGRGVNPLAGTNSEEYYIFFGVQPRYVFNDIFVNGNTFRDSPSVTLKNEQLIYSTGFVWNWKDWGLLFSLAETTATFEERNGNARFGSLSISYRL, from the coding sequence ATGTTTGTTAAAAAGCGACAAGCAGTTATAGGCTGTCTAGCGCTTTGTTTTAGTCAACTGACGATTGCAGCAAGTGATCTCCCTTTTGCAGAACAGGAACTGGAAGACCCAGATACTTTTGTCACCATTACCGTAGAAAATGATCTGTTTGCTGGTCGAGACGGAGGCTACACCAATGGTATTGGCTATAGTTGGGGGCGAGGTCCTTACCAAACCATGGCCGAGACCGATAGTCCAGAGTGGCTACAGACAATGGCGCATGCTTTTGGTGTTCACGATGACCCTCAGCATTTTAATGCCGCAACCTACAGTATTTTTCAGGGTATTCAAACACCTGCCGATATTACCAATCCAGACTTCGAACCTGACGACTTACCCTATGCTGGCGTACTTGGCTGGCGTGGAACCATCCACTCCTGGACTAAAACGCGAGCTGATCAGTTTAACCTGGTGTTAGGTATCGTTGGTCCAGCTTCGTTAGCGGAACAGTCACAAAAAACAGTGCATAAAATTACTGGTTCAGACAAGCCAATGGGCTGGGATTATCAGTTGCATAATGAACCAGTGTTTGCACTACAGGCTCGTCGCAGCTGGCGTTATGAAATCGAAAATGGTGATGGGCATGGCGTTGATTTTATTGGCATACTCGAGGCCAGTGGCGGCAACTATACCTCTTACGTGGCGGGAACCTATATGATCCGCTGGGGATTAAACCTTGAGCGTAGTCATGCTGCAATTAGTGTGTTACCCGGACGTGGAGTAAATCCGCTCGCTGGCACAAATTCTGAAGAGTATTACATCTTTTTTGGTGTGCAACCACGTTACGTTTTCAATGATATATTTGTAAATGGCAATACTTTCCGTGATAGTCCATCAGTAACGCTCAAAAATGAGCAATTAATTTACTCGACAGGCTTTGTCTGGAATTGGAAAGACTGGGGCTTGCTGTTTTCATTAGCGGAAACTACCGCGACCTTTGAAGAGCGAAATGGTAATGCTCGTTTTGGTTCCTTGAGTATCAGTTATCGTCTTTAA
- the greB gene encoding transcription elongation factor GreB, producing the protein MQRSNLITAAGAVRLRNELAYLWKTLRPEVTRAINAAAAEGDRSENAEYIYRKKQLREIDRRVRYLQKRTAEIRVIEHTPHEKDKIFFGAQVTLEDEQGNKVTYRLVGSDEFDHKPHYISIDSPMARALLKKQIDDEVQLKLPDGQKLFWIISIDYPSPHED; encoded by the coding sequence ATGCAACGCTCTAATTTAATTACTGCAGCTGGCGCGGTACGCCTTCGTAATGAACTTGCCTACTTATGGAAAACACTTCGTCCTGAAGTAACTCGCGCTATCAATGCAGCGGCAGCCGAAGGCGATAGAAGTGAAAATGCGGAATATATTTATCGAAAGAAGCAGTTACGCGAGATCGATCGTAGAGTTCGATATTTACAAAAACGCACAGCTGAAATTCGAGTGATTGAACATACACCACATGAAAAAGATAAAATTTTTTTTGGTGCTCAGGTTACCCTGGAAGATGAACAAGGCAACAAAGTAACTTATCGCCTGGTGGGTTCTGACGAATTTGATCATAAACCTCATTACATCAGCATTGACTCACCCATGGCTCGAGCCCTGTTAAAAAAACAAATCGATGATGAGGTTCAACTAAAATTGCCTGACGGACAAAAACTATTCTGGATAATCAGCATCGACTATCCTTCTCCACATGAAGATTAA